The DNA window CCACCGCGTACGGGGCCGCCGGGTGGGCCGACTCGACCCGCACCGGCGGCCCGCCCGGCGGTGTCACCGTCCCGTACGTCTGGCTGAACCCCCAGCCGCCCCGGTTGAGCCGGACGCCCCCGTCGGTGAGGGGAAACCGGGCGTACAGGCCGGAGCCGGGGGTGCCCACCTGCGGGTTGAGCTGCCGGTGGGGCAACAGCGCGGCCAGGCCGAGCTGGTCGAGTTCGGCTGCCGCGCCGGGGGTGAACTCCTGCACGGCCAGCACGTCGACCCGGCGCGCGCGGACCAGGTCGACCAGGGCGGGGGCGTCGGCGGCCCCGGCCAGCAGGTTCGCGGTCAGCAGGCGCAGCGTCGGCCCGGCCGCCGCCGGCCGCGCCGACGGCAGCGCCCGGGGCGCCACCACGCCGAGCAGCGCGGCGGCGGCCAGGGCCGCGACCGCCGCCGGCCAGCGGCGCCGCAGGGCGAGCGCCAGCAGCAGCGGGACCGGCGTCCAGGCGGCGACGTACGGCGTGAAGGCGACCGCCTGCACGAGCGGCCCCCGTTCCAGGCCCGGCAGCCGGACGGCCGCCCAGGCCAGCCCGGGCGCCACGGCGAGCCAGCAGAGCCACGCGCGGACCCGGTCACGCGGGCCGACCGACCGCGGGGGGCGGGTGAGGGTGAGCACCGCGCCAGGGTAGTCGCGCACGGGCCCCGGTGTGGTCCGCCCGCTTTCCCGGGCGGTCTTTCGTGAATGGTCCACCATTCATGTCTCGCAATTATCGCGGGCGCCCGGCGAATTGCGACACGCGGCGGGCCACCATTGACGGCCGGCTTTTGACGGTGCTACGTTCCACCTGGTTCGAGGTGTCGCAACTCTCCGTAGTAATTCCAGCTAAATGCTGGTGTGAATTACTCGTTGACGGGCAATTTCCGGCGCGGTCGGCGCAATTGTTGCCGCAATTGTGCCGCGTCCTGCCCGGCCTCCGGACCACGGCATCGAGGTCGGCCCGTCCGATGCGGGTCGGCCCATCACCCCGGTCAACTGAGGGAGACCTGTCATGGCCACATTCCTGGGACGCAAGGCGGCGGTCACGCTCGGCGTACTGGCACTCACCCTGGCCGGCGGTGGCATCGCGGCCGCCGCTCAGCCGTCGACGAAGTCCGCCGACCTCGCGCAGCCCGCCGCCCGCGCGGTCGACTCGCAGCCGGCGGTGAGCGAGGAGTCGGCCCGGCTGTCCCGCTCGCTGCTGAAGAAGGGCGCCACCCCGCTCGCCGGCACCGTCACCTACACGGTGGTGAACGCGAACGCGACCAAGGCCCGGGGCACGGGGGTCGTCATCAAGTACGGCGTCGGCCAGTACGAGGTCCAGTTCCCGTGGAACGTCACGGCCGGCGCCTACGTCGCCACGATCGGCCGGTCCGACAGCTGCTGCGTCCCGCCCGGGGGCGAGGTCTCGGTCGCGCCGCGGCTCGGCACCCCCAACGGCGTCTTCATCCAGATCCGCGACTACGACGGCAACCCGTCCGACCGGGGCTTCTACCTGATCGTGCACATCTGATCCGGCCCGCCGCGGCGCCCCGTCGCCGGCGGTGACGACGCCGGCCCCCGACCGCCCTCGGGGGCCGGCGTCGCGCCGTTCCGGCCCGCGGCACGGATCGTGGCGCCTTTCGTCCGCACCGCGCCCGCGTGGCGCCTGTTGTCCGCGCCCCGCCGGCGTGCCGCCTTTCGGATCGCCCGGCAGCCGCCGCACCCCCTCGTCCCGTTCGGGGTGGAATGGGACGGCGACGCGCCCGCAGGACCGGCCAGGGGCGGATAATCCGACGTTTGCCCAGGCACCGGCACGGGAAGCAAGGACCGTGACGGACATCTCGGACACCCTGGCCAGCCTGCCCGGCCCGGTCGACCACGACGCGGCGGGCGCCGAGCTGGAACAGACCCTCTTCGAGGTCAAGCGCGTGATCGTCGGGCAGGACCGGCTCGTCGACCGCCTGCTCACCGCGCTGCTCGCCGACGGCCACTGCCTGCTGGAGGGCGTACCCGGCGTGGCCAAGACGCTGGCCGCGCAGACCCTCGCCACCGTGGTCGGCGGCGCCTTCTCCCGGATCCAGTTCACCCCGGACCTGGTGCCCTCCGACATCGTCGGCACCCGCATCTACCGGGCGACCAAGGAGAGCTTCGACGTCGAGCTCGGACCGATCATGGCCAACCTGGTGCTCGCCGACGAGATCAACCGGGCCCCGGCCAAGGTGCAGTCGGCTCTGCTGGAGGCGATGG is part of the Micromonospora olivasterospora genome and encodes:
- a CDS encoding endonuclease/exonuclease/phosphatase family protein, with product MAPGLAWAAVRLPGLERGPLVQAVAFTPYVAAWTPVPLLLALALRRRWPAAVAALAAAALLGVVAPRALPSARPAAAGPTLRLLTANLLAGAADAPALVDLVRARRVDVLAVQEFTPGAAAELDQLGLAALLPHRQLNPQVGTPGSGLYARFPLTDGGVRLNRGGWGFSQTYGTVTPPGGPPVRVESAHPAAPYAVDQVGPWRTDLAAQPPATPDAGLRVLAGDFNATLDHAPLRALLATGYVDAADAVGAGLVGTWGPYDGDPIPPVTIDHVLVDRRIAVRTVAVCPLPGSDHRAVFAELRLPAA